CTTCCGCTTCCGCTGGGTTCACTGGGCCGTGCGACCCATTGAGATAGTGATGCGGAATGTCGATCGGACGAGAGGGAGCGGCGACCACCGGAGATCTGAGGCAAGATCCCAAACCAGCAATGGCACTGCGGACACGGGGATCCTTCGTCGAGGGCAGCTCGGCCTGGCGCGCAGGCACATCGATCAACGAAGCGCGGGGATCGCGGACGTGCTGTGCCTGTGCGACAGAAGCGGCGGCAAGCAGACAAGCCATGCCTGCCTGTGCCCACGGACGATTGAACATGCGCTCTGCTCCTTCAGCGTTCAACCTAGTTGAAGCCGCGTTTGTTGCGGTTCTTGGACTGCCACTCCTGCTTCTCCCGCTCACGCTCGCGGATCTCTTCCTGAAAACCCTGCGAGCGGTCCCTGTTCCTCTTCTCGATGGCGGTGAAGCTGCGCTCTTCCGTGCGGGAGATGCGCTTATGCGCCGTCATGCCTTCCAGAAGGAACTCGGCTGCGGAGACGAACTGCTCGGCAGCGATGTGCGCGGGCAGCTTCAGGGGCTTCAACTTTTCTGCGAGCCCCTGGATGGTGCGAAGCTCCTTCATCGAATCCTCCGAGGAGGTTGCGTCGGAGAGCTGCACGGTACCGCCGAGGTTGAACCACTCCTCGATCTGCTGCGTGTTCACGTCGGCGAAGTAGCCGTCGAAGGTGTGGGCGACGGCGGTGTTGATGATCTCGTGGACGACCTTATCCGCGCCGCGCATCTCGCCTTCGTACTCAAGCTCGATCTTGCCTGTGATGCCGGGGAGAGCGGTGTAGATATCGCCGATGCGGGGAACCGCGGTGCTTTCTCCATGAAGGAGCGCGCGGCGTTCGGCGTTCGAGATCACGAGTTCCAGTGTGGAGATAGGAAGGCGCTGTGATACGCCGCTACGCTTGTCGACGCGCTTTTCTTCGCGCGCGGTGAAGGCGATCTGCTCCACGACTTCGCGGATGTAGCGTGGGATGTGCAGATCGAGACCTCCGCGCTTAGACCAGGCTTCCTGCTCCGTGACGGAGATGGCTTGATCGAGCGAGTCGAGATAGTGTGTGCGAATCTCCGAACCGATGCGATCTTTCAGAGGGGTCACAATCTTGCCGCGCGCCGTGTAGTCTTCCGGGTTCGCGGAAAAGACGATGGCGACGTCGAGTTCGAGGCGGACGGGGTAGCCCTTAATCTGGACGTCGCCCTCCTGCATGATGTTGAAGAGCGCGACCTGGATCTTGCCTGCGAGGTCGGGGATTTCGTTGATGGCGAAGATGCCGCGATTGGCGCGGGGCAGCAGGCCGTAGTGCATGGTGAGTTCGCTGGAGAGGATTTCGCCGGAGCGCGCCGCCTTGATGGGATCCACATCGCCGATGAGATCGGCCACGGTGACGTCCGGGGTCGCGAGCTTTTCGACATAGCGCTCTTCGCGTCCCATCCATGCGATGGGGGTGTCATCGCCCATGGTGGCTATCAGGTCTCGGGAGTACTTGCTCAGCGGAGCGTAGGGATTGTCCCGCAACTCGGAGCCGGCGACGTAGGGGGCCTTTTCGTCCAGCAGCGTGGTGAGCGCGCGGAGGATGCGGCTTTTTGCCTGGCCGCGCAGGCCGAGCAAAATGAAGTTGTGTTTGGAGAGGACCGCGTTCACGATCTGGGGTGTGACGGTGTCTTCGTACCCTACGATGCCGGGGAAGATGGCTTCTTTGGCGCGCAGTTTTACGATCAGGTTG
This genomic stretch from Terriglobus saanensis SP1PR4 harbors:
- a CDS encoding sigma 54-interacting transcriptional regulator; amino-acid sequence: MKSLPVTLGELRKSEWTPEYVARSVKDELRDNLIVKLRAKEAIFPGIVGYEDTVTPQIVNAVLSKHNFILLGLRGQAKSRILRALTTLLDEKAPYVAGSELRDNPYAPLSKYSRDLIATMGDDTPIAWMGREERYVEKLATPDVTVADLIGDVDPIKAARSGEILSSELTMHYGLLPRANRGIFAINEIPDLAGKIQVALFNIMQEGDVQIKGYPVRLELDVAIVFSANPEDYTARGKIVTPLKDRIGSEIRTHYLDSLDQAISVTEQEAWSKRGGLDLHIPRYIREVVEQIAFTAREEKRVDKRSGVSQRLPISTLELVISNAERRALLHGESTAVPRIGDIYTALPGITGKIELEYEGEMRGADKVVHEIINTAVAHTFDGYFADVNTQQIEEWFNLGGTVQLSDATSSEDSMKELRTIQGLAEKLKPLKLPAHIAAEQFVSAAEFLLEGMTAHKRISRTEERSFTAIEKRNRDRSQGFQEEIREREREKQEWQSKNRNKRGFN